The Labilithrix sp. genome contains a region encoding:
- a CDS encoding FMN-binding negative transcriptional regulator has product MYVPKHNAETDLRVIQELAARRSFATLLAPRADGQIEIAHLPFLVDAERDRLRVHVARANRIWRDVTDPGRRGDVVVVFAGPHGYVSPTWYESPKDDVPTWNYAVAHAHVTTPSPMTREELIAFLDELSAQNETGHARWRFDEHPAESREELLAAIVGLTLPVARWEAKWKLSQNRAPADHANVVAAFERRATPDDLEMVELMRRR; this is encoded by the coding sequence ATGTACGTCCCGAAGCACAACGCGGAGACCGACCTCCGTGTGATCCAGGAGCTCGCCGCGCGGCGTTCGTTCGCGACGTTGCTCGCGCCGCGCGCCGACGGGCAGATCGAGATCGCGCACCTGCCCTTCCTCGTCGATGCGGAGCGCGATCGCCTCCGCGTCCACGTCGCGCGCGCCAACCGCATCTGGCGCGACGTCACGGACCCGGGGCGACGGGGCGACGTCGTCGTCGTGTTCGCGGGGCCGCACGGCTACGTGTCGCCGACGTGGTACGAATCGCCGAAGGACGACGTACCGACGTGGAACTACGCCGTCGCGCACGCGCACGTCACGACGCCGTCGCCGATGACGCGCGAGGAGCTGATCGCGTTCCTCGACGAGCTCTCCGCGCAGAACGAGACCGGCCACGCGCGATGGCGCTTCGACGAGCACCCCGCGGAGTCGCGGGAAGAGCTCCTCGCGGCGATCGTCGGCCTCACGCTCCCGGTCGCACGCTGGGAGGCGAAGTGGAAGCTCAGTCAGAACCGCGCCCCGGCCGACCACGCCAACGTCGTCGCCGCCTTCGAGCGCCGCGCGACCCCGGACGATCTCGAGATGGTGGAGCTCATGCGACGTCGC
- a CDS encoding rhodanese-like domain-containing protein, which produces MDSSSHLPLIPPIGSVSQAERMFRVNWVANVKSTPSGVPFVTADFVAKQGRKVRVVDVRSAEELVGPLGHVPGSDWIPLARIPSLVDRVDRDTPIIIVSGGEERSYGAVAALAKAGMRFVAFMGGGIMSWRDLGYSTTRDTSILEREDKLHEVDESQEAPTSVTVDDVRRHVGDRHTVRWIKLPALLVRGLVSCVDGRDDSGVIGSPGGDAGEMLIGLRALEKTMLRDLTEDEVRTLLLRRLDVFGRFYMHTDIAAGNAMVKTLRADSRFVDALKDVNETLEWRKFMAAPPPALRGALAEHLLTPSHIGCGHLRLALTKAPEYDLRESLVTALLRGFHEKRWEGAPELELVALAGGHTERAVLLVRMAGPLHTFSRIPLVSPAVYGAQVFVHHPRVTSYLRKQLAHFLAAQHDICGPVDPEELHIAMERLGSVQLGQTLTALAKGLPIFEVTFQDEDKFEVRSVGQV; this is translated from the coding sequence ATGGATAGCTCCTCGCATCTGCCGCTCATCCCGCCGATCGGCAGCGTCTCGCAGGCGGAGCGCATGTTCCGCGTGAACTGGGTCGCGAACGTCAAGTCGACGCCGAGCGGCGTGCCGTTCGTGACCGCCGACTTCGTCGCGAAGCAAGGGCGCAAGGTGCGCGTCGTCGACGTGCGGAGCGCGGAGGAGCTCGTCGGCCCGCTCGGGCACGTCCCCGGCTCGGACTGGATCCCGCTCGCGCGCATCCCGTCGCTCGTCGATCGCGTCGATCGCGACACGCCCATCATCATCGTCTCCGGCGGCGAGGAGCGGTCTTACGGCGCCGTCGCCGCGCTCGCGAAGGCGGGGATGCGCTTCGTCGCGTTCATGGGCGGCGGCATCATGTCGTGGCGCGACCTCGGCTACTCGACGACGCGCGACACCTCGATCCTCGAGCGCGAGGACAAGCTGCACGAGGTCGACGAGTCACAGGAGGCGCCCACCTCCGTCACCGTCGACGACGTGCGCCGCCACGTCGGGGACCGCCACACCGTGCGCTGGATCAAGCTCCCCGCGCTCCTCGTGCGCGGCCTCGTCTCGTGCGTCGACGGCCGCGACGACAGCGGCGTCATCGGGAGCCCCGGCGGCGACGCGGGCGAGATGCTGATCGGCCTCCGCGCGCTCGAGAAGACGATGCTGCGCGATCTCACCGAGGACGAGGTGCGGACGCTCTTGCTTCGCCGCCTCGACGTGTTCGGGCGCTTCTACATGCACACCGACATCGCGGCCGGGAACGCGATGGTGAAGACGCTGCGCGCCGACAGCCGGTTCGTCGACGCGCTCAAGGACGTGAACGAGACGCTCGAGTGGCGGAAGTTCATGGCCGCGCCGCCGCCGGCGCTTCGCGGCGCGCTCGCGGAGCACCTCCTCACCCCGAGCCACATCGGCTGCGGCCACCTCCGCCTCGCGCTGACGAAGGCGCCGGAGTACGACCTCCGCGAGTCGCTCGTCACCGCGCTCCTCCGCGGCTTCCACGAGAAGCGATGGGAGGGCGCGCCCGAGCTCGAGCTCGTCGCGCTCGCGGGCGGTCACACCGAGCGCGCGGTGCTGCTCGTGCGCATGGCGGGGCCGCTCCATACCTTCTCCCGCATCCCGCTCGTGTCGCCCGCGGTCTACGGCGCGCAGGTCTTCGTGCATCACCCGCGCGTCACGTCGTACCTGCGGAAGCAGCTCGCCCATTTCCTCGCCGCGCAGCACGACATCTGCGGTCCCGTCGATCCGGAGGAGCTGCACATCGCGATGGAGCGGCTCGGCTCGGTGCAGCTCGGTCAGACCCTCACCGCGCTCGCGAAGGGGCTCCCCATCTTCGAGGTCACCTTCCAGGACGAGGACAAGTTCGAGGTCCGCAGCGTGGGGCAGGTCTGA
- a CDS encoding RNA polymerase sigma factor has product MTAREAELDEWMARLARGDRSAFDPLYAGLRPRAARVVARHVAPSRAEDVLQSALMNVFARASEFTPGRPCLPWFYAVVANEVRAARRRDARLVLGDPPPDALVDDDDPESLLARRELERSIELAIDALDTEAANAILALLGRAPLPDLPAPTVRKRVSRAYGKLRLLLRGHDAR; this is encoded by the coding sequence GTGACGGCGCGCGAGGCGGAGCTCGACGAGTGGATGGCGCGCCTCGCACGCGGCGACCGCTCCGCCTTCGATCCGCTCTACGCCGGGCTCCGCCCCCGCGCCGCGCGCGTCGTCGCGCGCCACGTCGCGCCCTCGCGCGCGGAGGACGTGCTCCAGTCCGCGCTCATGAACGTCTTCGCCCGCGCGAGCGAGTTCACGCCCGGTCGTCCCTGCCTGCCGTGGTTCTACGCCGTCGTCGCGAACGAGGTCCGCGCCGCGCGCCGGCGTGACGCGCGCCTCGTGCTCGGCGATCCCCCGCCCGACGCGCTCGTCGACGACGACGATCCCGAGTCGCTCCTCGCGCGCCGCGAGCTCGAGCGATCGATCGAGCTCGCGATCGACGCGCTCGACACCGAGGCCGCGAACGCGATCCTCGCCCTCCTCGGACGCGCGCCGCTCCCCGATCTGCCGGCCCCCACGGTCCGCAAGCGCGTCTCGCGCGCGTACGGCAAGCTCCGTCTCTTGTTGCGAGGGCACGATGCACGCTGA